In Geoalkalibacter sp., a single genomic region encodes these proteins:
- a CDS encoding thiamine pyrophosphate-dependent enzyme has translation TTIMVDNEVYGNTGGQESGMSAEGKVLPMAPRGKTFPKIPVFELAKTSGCVYGARVTIANPARLGQVVRKAVLVAREVGPTYVQIYTPCPTNLRFSPAETINVAKAAQKDAYAFEEFMSEPVRQLIEGGNGEISDIE, from the coding sequence TCACCACCATCATGGTCGACAACGAGGTTTACGGCAACACCGGCGGGCAGGAGAGCGGCATGTCCGCCGAGGGGAAGGTTCTGCCCATGGCGCCCCGCGGAAAGACCTTCCCCAAGATTCCCGTCTTCGAACTGGCAAAGACCTCGGGATGCGTGTACGGTGCCCGCGTCACCATCGCCAACCCCGCCAGGCTCGGTCAGGTCGTGAGAAAAGCCGTTCTCGTCGCCCGAGAGGTCGGACCGACCTACGTCCAGATCTATACCCCCTGCCCGACGAACCTGAGGTTTTCCCCCGCTGAGACGATCAACGTCGCCAAGGCGGCACAGAAGGACGCCTACGCCTTCGAGGAATTTATGAGCGAGCCGGTTCGCCAGCTGATCGAGGGGGGAAATGGGGAGATCTCTGACATTGAGTGA